A part of Paenarthrobacter sp. A20 genomic DNA contains:
- a CDS encoding PLDc N-terminal domain-containing protein: protein MEAWEWVLASLAGLSAVFVMGANIWAIFDVLRQDGLDQIARILWVLLFFVAPLFGVVVWLFAKPRLTNVSGGIRLRRTL, encoded by the coding sequence ATGGAAGCTTGGGAATGGGTCTTGGCGTCGCTGGCGGGACTGTCCGCGGTGTTCGTCATGGGAGCGAACATTTGGGCCATCTTCGATGTCCTACGGCAAGACGGCCTCGATCAAATTGCCCGGATCCTGTGGGTGTTGCTGTTTTTCGTGGCGCCGCTGTTCGGTGTTGTGGTCTGGCTTTTTGCAAAGCCGCGCCTGACTAACGTGAGCGGAGGCATACGCCTTCGCAGAACCCTTTAG